From one Betaproteobacteria bacterium genomic stretch:
- the ruvX gene encoding Holliday junction resolvase RuvX, whose protein sequence is MSAKPDTAPESALRARNFRSGTVLAFDFGERRIGVAVGELQLGVAHPLDTIDAEANDARFARIEALVNEWQPALLLVGLPLALDGSEHGLTALARRFAQRLQGRYGIETRLVDERLTSVEAEQQARDMGLDVRKARSKIDQLAAKLILENYFNQ, encoded by the coding sequence ATGTCCGCGAAGCCCGATACCGCGCCCGAATCCGCTCTCCGAGCCCGTAATTTTCGTTCCGGAACGGTGCTGGCCTTCGATTTCGGTGAACGGCGCATCGGCGTTGCAGTGGGGGAGCTGCAACTCGGCGTCGCCCACCCGCTCGATACCATCGATGCCGAAGCCAACGATGCGCGGTTCGCCCGCATCGAAGCGCTGGTCAACGAATGGCAGCCGGCCCTGCTGCTGGTCGGACTGCCACTGGCACTCGACGGAAGCGAACATGGACTGACCGCGCTGGCACGCAGGTTCGCGCAGCGCCTGCAGGGTCGTTACGGGATCGAAACCCGCCTGGTCGACGAGCGGCTGACTTCCGTGGAGGCCGAGCAGCAGGCTCGCGACATGGGACTGGATGTGCGCAAGGCCCGCTCAAAAATCGACCAACTCGCCGCCAAACTGATTCTGGAAAATTACTTCAACCAATGA
- the pyrR gene encoding bifunctional pyr operon transcriptional regulator/uracil phosphoribosyltransferase PyrR, translating to MNKPLPDAEDLLARLAERMRASVTPDTALIGIHTGGVWLAQRLHKALVLRQPLGTVDVSFYRDDYGSRGLHPKVKRSDIPFEVADADIVLVDDVLHTGRTIRAAMNELFDYGRPQSIRLAALVDRGGRQLPIAAQFVGAEVSVADEEQIELKKSENGQLSLVLNRQARA from the coding sequence ATGAACAAGCCTTTGCCCGACGCGGAAGACCTGCTGGCCCGCCTCGCCGAGCGCATGCGCGCATCCGTGACTCCGGACACGGCGCTGATCGGTATCCATACCGGCGGGGTATGGCTGGCGCAAAGACTGCACAAGGCGCTGGTGCTCAGGCAACCCCTCGGCACCGTTGATGTGTCTTTCTATCGCGACGACTATGGCAGCCGCGGCCTGCATCCGAAGGTCAAGCGATCGGATATTCCATTCGAAGTCGCCGATGCTGACATTGTCCTGGTCGACGATGTCCTGCACACCGGGCGCACCATCCGCGCGGCCATGAATGAATTGTTCGACTATGGAAGGCCGCAGAGCATACGGCTGGCCGCGCTGGTCGACAGAGGGGGTCGGCAGTTGCCGATCGCGGCGCAGTTCGTAGGCGCGGAAGTTTCCGTGGCTGACGAGGAGCAGATCGAGTTGAAGAAAAGCGAGAACGGTCAGCTCAGCCTGGTATTGAATCGGCAGGCTCGCGCATGA
- a CDS encoding aspartate carbamoyltransferase catalytic subunit: MGFNPQLNSNGELQHLLTIEGLPREIVLHILDTAHSFLSVGEREIKKVPLLRGKAIFNLFFEASTRTRTTFEIAAKRLSADVINLNVGTSSQSKGETLLDTVANLSAMHADMFVVRHSQSGAAHLIARHVAPYIHVINAGDGRHAHPTQGLLDVFTIRHYKKEFASLRVAIVGDVLHSRVARSQIHALTTLGVPEVRVIGPRTLLPTNVSKLGVHVYHDMASGLKDVDVVIMLRLQNERMNGVLLPSAQEFFKYYGLTPEKLAHAKPDAIVMHPGPMNRGIEIESSVADGRQSVILPQVTFGIAVRMAVMSILAGNA; encoded by the coding sequence ATGGGCTTCAACCCGCAGCTGAACTCGAACGGCGAATTGCAGCATCTGCTGACCATCGAGGGGCTGCCGCGGGAAATTGTCCTGCATATCCTGGATACCGCCCATTCGTTCCTGTCGGTCGGGGAGCGCGAGATCAAGAAAGTTCCGCTGTTGCGCGGAAAAGCGATCTTCAACCTGTTTTTCGAAGCCTCGACCCGCACCCGCACCACCTTCGAGATCGCCGCAAAGCGCCTGTCGGCGGACGTAATCAACCTCAACGTCGGTACGTCCTCCCAGAGCAAGGGAGAAACACTGCTCGATACCGTGGCCAATCTGTCCGCGATGCATGCCGACATGTTCGTCGTCAGGCATTCGCAAAGCGGAGCGGCGCATCTGATCGCGCGACACGTCGCGCCTTACATCCATGTGATCAACGCCGGCGACGGCCGCCACGCGCATCCCACGCAGGGCCTGCTGGACGTGTTCACGATCCGCCACTACAAGAAGGAATTCGCGTCGCTGCGGGTGGCCATCGTCGGCGACGTGTTGCACTCGCGGGTGGCGCGTTCGCAGATCCACGCGCTAACGACGCTCGGTGTGCCTGAAGTCCGCGTCATCGGCCCGCGTACGCTGCTTCCCACGAACGTCTCGAAACTCGGCGTGCACGTTTATCACGATATGGCGTCGGGTTTAAAGGATGTCGACGTCGTGATCATGTTGCGCCTGCAGAACGAGCGCATGAACGGCGTATTGCTACCGTCGGCGCAGGAGTTTTTCAAGTATTACGGACTCACTCCGGAGAAACTCGCCCATGCGAAGCCCGACGCGATCGTGATGCATCCCGGGCCGATGAACCGGGGCATCGAAATTGAGTCCAGCGTCGCCGATGGACGGCAATCGGTGATCCTGCCGCAAGTGACGTTTGGCATTGCGGTGCGCATGGCCGTGATGTCTATCTTGGCGGGAAACGCATGA
- a CDS encoding dihydroorotase has product MKIQIKGGRVVDPGKAVDKVQDVFIAAGKIVAIGPSPTDFDANRVIDATGMVVCPGLVDLSARLREPGYEYKATLESEMAAAVAGGVTSLVCPPDTDPPLDEPGLVEMLKHRARSLNQAHVYPLGALTQGLKGERITEMAELLDAGCIAFSQADVPLSDNQVLLRAMQYASTFGYPVWLRPRDATLARDGVAHDGQVATRLGLAPIPVIAETVALSTILLLVRETGARVHLCRLSTAEGVDMIRQAKSLGIDVTCDVSANHVHLSELDIGYFDSNCHLVPPLRSARDREALRRGMQDGTIDAICSDHTPVDEDAKQLPFGESEPGATGIELLLALTLKWGDEAKVPLAVALAKVTSEPARILGIRAGAITSGENADLCVFDAHARWKVEPGTLKSQGKNTPFSGYEMSGKVRFTLIEGHVVYEG; this is encoded by the coding sequence ATGAAGATCCAGATCAAGGGCGGGCGCGTCGTCGATCCCGGCAAGGCGGTAGACAAGGTCCAGGACGTTTTCATTGCGGCAGGGAAGATCGTAGCTATCGGACCCTCGCCAACCGATTTCGATGCCAACCGCGTCATCGATGCAACGGGAATGGTGGTATGCCCCGGTCTGGTCGATCTGTCTGCCAGATTGCGCGAGCCCGGATACGAGTACAAGGCCACGCTGGAAAGCGAAATGGCTGCCGCGGTCGCCGGCGGGGTGACCTCGCTGGTATGCCCGCCCGACACGGATCCGCCGCTGGACGAACCCGGCCTGGTGGAAATGCTCAAGCATCGCGCGCGCAGCCTCAACCAGGCGCATGTGTATCCACTTGGGGCCTTGACGCAAGGCCTGAAAGGCGAACGCATCACGGAAATGGCGGAATTGCTGGATGCCGGCTGCATCGCGTTCTCGCAAGCGGATGTGCCGCTGAGCGACAATCAGGTGCTGCTGCGGGCGATGCAGTATGCATCCACCTTTGGTTATCCGGTCTGGCTGCGGCCGAGGGATGCCACCCTTGCGAGGGACGGTGTCGCGCATGACGGTCAGGTCGCAACCCGCCTTGGACTTGCTCCGATTCCGGTTATCGCGGAGACGGTGGCGCTTTCCACGATCCTTCTGCTGGTTCGCGAGACTGGTGCAAGAGTGCATCTGTGCAGGCTGTCGACTGCGGAGGGTGTCGATATGATCCGCCAGGCCAAGTCGCTGGGAATCGACGTGACTTGCGATGTCTCGGCCAATCATGTGCATTTAAGCGAACTGGATATCGGCTACTTCGATTCGAACTGCCACTTGGTTCCGCCGCTGCGCTCCGCGCGCGACCGTGAAGCGCTGCGACGTGGCATGCAAGACGGAACCATCGATGCGATATGCTCCGACCACACGCCGGTGGACGAAGATGCCAAGCAATTGCCATTCGGCGAATCGGAACCGGGGGCGACCGGGATCGAGTTGCTGCTCGCGCTCACGCTGAAATGGGGCGACGAAGCAAAAGTCCCGCTGGCAGTCGCGCTTGCCAAAGTCACGAGTGAGCCGGCGCGCATATTGGGCATACGGGCGGGCGCCATTACTTCCGGCGAAAACGCCGACCTGTGCGTGTTCGATGCGCATGCGCGCTGGAAGGTCGAGCCGGGCACTTTGAAGAGCCAGGGCAAAAACACGCCGTTTTCAGGTTACGAGATGAGCGGAAAGGTGCGCTTCACCCTGATAGAGGGCCACGTCGTCTACGAAGGGTAA
- a CDS encoding M3 family metallopeptidase, with protein sequence MNPLLDFSGLPRFAEFKPESVTPALDQLLAENRVLVESLRNQDAPPDWESFIAPLDDGNERLRRAWGQVSHMNAVMNSPQLRDVYNANLPRITQYFTELAQDEVLFRKYKALRDSDAFMRLTGEQKKVIGNELRDFRLAGAELPTEEKTRFKQIVEKLAGLSSKFNDNLLDATNAFELNISDEERLAGIPGDVLEFARDAAAQAGKQGWKFTLHMPSYLPVMQYADDRKLREQMYHAYATRAAEFGESGWDNTAIIVEILRLRHEQSRMLGLANFAELSLQPKMADSPQQVLDFLEELAERAKPYARRDLAELKEFASLQLGFDDLQPWDVAYASEKLRVVRYAFSDQEVKQYFPEHQVLEGMFRVVETLYGLQIKPDEAPRWQEDVCFFSIRNRSGALVGQFYLDLYARPSKRGGAWMDDAITRRRKGSGVQTPVAYLNCNFSAPLNGKAALFTHDEVITLFHEFGHGLHHLLTEVEVLGVSGINGVEWDAVELPSQFMENFCWEWEVLKDMTRHVQSGAGLPRALFDKMVAAKNFQSGLQTVRQLEFAIFDMRLHSDFDPDGQMTPLQLVDEVRRGVAVLFPPSYNRFPNSFSHIFGGGYAAGYYSYKWAEVLSADAYSMFEENGVLNSSVGRRFREEILAAGGSRPALESFVAFRGRKPTIDALLRHNGMAQAA encoded by the coding sequence ATGAATCCTCTACTCGATTTTTCCGGACTGCCGCGCTTCGCGGAATTCAAACCCGAATCGGTCACGCCCGCCCTGGATCAGTTGCTGGCCGAGAATCGGGTACTGGTCGAAAGCCTCCGGAACCAGGACGCGCCGCCCGACTGGGAAAGTTTCATTGCGCCGCTGGATGACGGCAATGAACGTCTGCGCCGCGCCTGGGGTCAGGTCTCGCATATGAATGCAGTGATGAACAGCCCGCAACTGCGCGATGTTTACAACGCCAATCTTCCGCGCATCACGCAATACTTCACGGAACTGGCGCAGGACGAAGTCCTCTTCCGCAAGTACAAGGCGCTGCGGGATTCGGATGCATTCATGCGTCTGACGGGAGAGCAGAAGAAAGTCATCGGCAACGAGTTGCGTGACTTTCGGCTGGCCGGCGCTGAGTTGCCGACCGAAGAAAAGACCAGGTTCAAGCAGATAGTCGAAAAACTTGCGGGATTGTCGTCGAAGTTCAACGACAACCTGCTCGACGCCACCAATGCGTTCGAGTTGAACATTTCGGACGAGGAACGGCTTGCAGGCATACCGGGCGACGTGCTGGAGTTTGCGCGTGACGCCGCAGCGCAAGCCGGCAAGCAGGGCTGGAAATTCACGTTGCACATGCCCTCCTATCTTCCCGTCATGCAATATGCGGATGATCGCAAGCTGCGCGAGCAGATGTATCACGCCTATGCGACGCGGGCAGCCGAGTTTGGGGAATCCGGATGGGACAATACCGCGATCATCGTCGAGATTCTGCGACTGCGCCACGAGCAATCTCGAATGCTTGGCCTTGCCAATTTCGCCGAATTGTCATTGCAGCCGAAGATGGCTGATTCTCCGCAGCAGGTATTGGATTTCCTCGAGGAGCTGGCGGAGCGCGCCAAACCGTATGCGCGACGCGATCTGGCCGAATTGAAGGAGTTTGCTTCCCTGCAACTCGGGTTCGACGATCTTCAGCCGTGGGATGTGGCCTATGCATCCGAAAAGCTGCGGGTTGTGCGCTACGCGTTCTCGGACCAGGAAGTGAAGCAGTACTTCCCCGAGCATCAGGTGCTGGAGGGGATGTTTCGCGTGGTCGAAACGCTGTACGGTTTGCAGATCAAGCCAGATGAGGCGCCGAGATGGCAGGAAGATGTGTGTTTTTTCTCCATCAGGAACCGCAGTGGTGCGCTGGTCGGGCAATTCTATCTGGACCTCTATGCCAGGCCCTCGAAGCGCGGAGGCGCGTGGATGGACGATGCCATCACACGGCGCCGCAAAGGCTCCGGCGTGCAAACGCCCGTGGCCTATCTCAATTGCAATTTCTCCGCGCCATTGAACGGAAAGGCCGCCCTCTTCACGCACGATGAGGTGATCACGCTATTTCATGAATTCGGACATGGATTGCATCATCTGCTGACCGAGGTCGAGGTGCTTGGCGTATCGGGAATCAACGGCGTCGAGTGGGACGCGGTGGAACTGCCCAGCCAGTTCATGGAAAACTTCTGCTGGGAATGGGAAGTGCTCAAGGACATGACCCGTCATGTGCAATCAGGCGCGGGCTTGCCCCGGGCGCTGTTCGACAAAATGGTGGCGGCGAAGAATTTCCAGAGCGGCCTGCAGACCGTCAGGCAACTGGAATTCGCGATCTTCGATATGCGTCTGCATTCTGATTTCGATCCCGATGGGCAGATGACGCCGCTGCAGCTCGTCGACGAAGTGCGCCGCGGTGTGGCTGTGCTTTTTCCACCGTCCTACAACCGGTTTCCCAACAGTTTTTCGCATATTTTCGGCGGCGGATATGCGGCGGGTTACTACAGCTACAAATGGGCGGAAGTTCTGTCCGCCGACGCCTACAGCATGTTCGAGGAGAACGGTGTCCTGAATTCGTCGGTGGGCCGCCGCTTTCGCGAGGAAATCCTGGCTGCGGGAGGAAGCCGGCCGGCGCTCGAATCGTTCGTTGCGTTTCGCGGTCGCAAACCGACCATCGATGCGTTGTTGCGGCACAATGGCATGGCGCAGGCGGCGTGA
- a CDS encoding glutaredoxin family protein — MKSWVLFPVFVLACVAAQAELYRWVDADGKVHYSDQLPPANVKQVEKKKITGGKPSEAPLPYALQQAVKNFPVTLYSSECGDACTRARELLAKRGVPYAEMDATDPAAQEELRKLTGGPLEVPVLKVGRDALRGFEEGKWNTSLDAAGYPQTAVIPLRPPTKPAKPAAAAPPDAPASPAEASQ, encoded by the coding sequence ATGAAAAGTTGGGTGTTGTTTCCGGTCTTCGTACTGGCCTGCGTTGCCGCGCAAGCCGAGCTCTACCGCTGGGTGGACGCAGACGGCAAGGTTCACTACAGCGATCAGCTTCCGCCAGCGAACGTCAAGCAGGTTGAAAAGAAGAAAATAACGGGGGGCAAACCGAGCGAAGCGCCGTTGCCTTATGCGCTGCAGCAGGCGGTAAAGAATTTTCCGGTGACGTTGTATTCCAGCGAGTGCGGCGATGCCTGCACGCGAGCGCGTGAGCTGCTTGCAAAACGCGGAGTCCCCTACGCCGAAATGGATGCAACGGATCCGGCGGCCCAGGAAGAATTGAGGAAGCTTACAGGCGGGCCTCTCGAGGTCCCGGTTCTGAAGGTTGGCCGTGACGCATTGAGAGGCTTCGAGGAAGGCAAGTGGAATACGTCGCTGGACGCCGCGGGTTATCCACAGACGGCCGTGATTCCGCTGCGTCCGCCGACCAAACCAGCGAAGCCGGCAGCGGCCGCGCCACCAGACGCACCAGCGTCACCCGCCGAAGCGTCGCAATAG
- the xth gene encoding exodeoxyribonuclease III: MKLAAWNVNSLKVRLPQLLDWLAREQPDAVCLQETKVEDHNFPLQDIERSGYRAVFSGQKTYNGVAILARESPLAVEHGIGGFVDAQRRVISATVNDVRLVCAYVPNGQSLDSDKYRYKLDWLKAFSAWLDAESKKHARIAVLGDFNIAPEDRDVYDPKAWEGQVLCSPAERAAFQELIALGFKDSFRLFDQPEKSFSWWDYRMNAFQRKMGLRIDHILLSNGLAGGCRSSRIDFAMRKNERPSDHAPVIAEF; this comes from the coding sequence TTGAAACTCGCCGCCTGGAACGTCAATTCCCTCAAGGTCCGGCTGCCGCAGCTGCTTGACTGGCTGGCGCGCGAACAGCCGGATGCGGTTTGCCTGCAGGAAACCAAAGTCGAAGATCACAATTTTCCGTTGCAGGATATCGAACGCTCCGGTTATCGGGCGGTATTTTCCGGACAGAAAACCTACAATGGCGTGGCCATCCTGGCGCGCGAATCGCCGCTGGCGGTCGAGCACGGAATTGGCGGCTTCGTTGATGCGCAGAGACGCGTGATTTCGGCCACGGTAAACGACGTACGACTCGTTTGCGCTTACGTGCCCAACGGCCAAAGCCTCGACTCCGACAAATATCGATACAAACTCGACTGGTTGAAAGCCTTTTCGGCCTGGCTGGACGCCGAGTCGAAGAAACATGCCCGCATTGCCGTACTCGGCGATTTCAACATCGCACCCGAGGATCGGGATGTTTACGATCCCAAGGCGTGGGAGGGACAGGTCCTGTGCAGTCCCGCCGAGCGAGCTGCCTTCCAGGAACTGATCGCGCTCGGGTTCAAGGATAGCTTCAGGCTGTTCGATCAGCCGGAGAAATCGTTCTCGTGGTGGGATTACCGCATGAACGCGTTCCAACGCAAGATGGGCTTGCGAATCGACCACATTCTTCTGTCCAACGGACTTGCGGGAGGTTGTAGATCGAGCCGCATAGACTTCGCCATGCGCAAAAACGAGCGGCCCTCCGACCACGCGCCGGTCATCGCGGAATTCTGA
- the ntrC gene encoding nitrogen regulation protein NR(I): protein MKPVWIIDDDRSIRWVFEKALTREDIAFKVFASAQEALQALASSTPQVVVSDIRMPGGSGLELLQKMKEKHPTLPVIIMTAYSDLESAVAAFQGGAFEYLPKPFDVDHAVDLIRRAMEESLRQDDVAEVTQDSPEILGQGASMQEVFRAIGRLTQSHATVLINGESGTGKELVARALHRHSPRATKPFIAINTAAIPKDLLESELFGHERGAFTGAQAMRRGRFEQAEGGTLFLDEIGDMPPDLQTRLLRVLSDGQFYRVGGHQPIKANVRIIAATHQDLENRVKSGLFREDLFHRLNVIRLRLPALRERRDDIPLLARHFLQKSARELGVESKKLSDAAMKYLTSLDLPGNVRQLENLCHWLTVMAPGMNIDVKDLPPELREETRVASAESWVAALEREAEASLKRGDSAILDELTRQFERALITRALAHTGGRRIEASVLLGMGRNTLTRKIQELGLGEEAGREK from the coding sequence ATGAAACCTGTCTGGATCATCGACGACGATCGCTCGATCCGCTGGGTGTTTGAAAAAGCACTCACGCGCGAGGACATCGCGTTCAAGGTATTTGCCTCCGCGCAGGAAGCGCTGCAGGCGCTCGCCTCCTCCACGCCACAAGTGGTGGTGAGCGACATCCGCATGCCCGGCGGCTCCGGGCTCGAGTTGCTGCAGAAAATGAAGGAGAAACATCCGACCCTGCCGGTCATCATCATGACCGCCTATTCGGATCTCGAGAGCGCCGTGGCTGCCTTCCAGGGCGGTGCGTTCGAGTATCTGCCCAAGCCTTTCGACGTGGACCACGCAGTCGACCTGATACGACGCGCGATGGAGGAAAGCCTGCGGCAGGATGATGTCGCGGAGGTTACACAGGATTCTCCGGAAATTCTCGGCCAGGGCGCGTCCATGCAGGAAGTGTTCCGCGCCATCGGCCGGCTCACCCAGTCGCATGCCACGGTTCTTATCAACGGCGAATCGGGTACAGGCAAAGAGCTGGTTGCCCGCGCGCTGCATCGCCACAGTCCGCGCGCCACCAAGCCTTTCATCGCCATCAATACCGCGGCGATTCCGAAGGATCTACTCGAGTCGGAATTGTTCGGCCACGAGCGAGGCGCATTCACCGGCGCGCAAGCGATGCGTCGCGGACGTTTCGAACAGGCGGAGGGCGGGACGCTGTTCCTGGACGAGATCGGCGACATGCCTCCCGATCTGCAGACACGTTTGCTGCGCGTGCTTTCCGACGGACAGTTCTATCGGGTGGGCGGACATCAACCGATCAAGGCCAACGTGCGCATCATCGCCGCGACCCACCAGGACCTGGAAAACCGCGTCAAAAGCGGCCTGTTTCGCGAAGATCTGTTTCACCGCTTGAACGTGATCCGGTTGCGACTGCCCGCGCTGCGCGAGCGTCGCGACGACATCCCGCTGCTCGCCCGGCATTTTCTGCAGAAGAGCGCCCGCGAACTCGGCGTGGAATCGAAGAAACTTTCCGACGCCGCGATGAAATATCTGACTTCACTGGATCTGCCGGGCAACGTGCGCCAACTCGAAAACCTGTGCCATTGGCTCACCGTCATGGCGCCGGGAATGAACATCGATGTAAAGGATTTGCCGCCGGAACTGCGCGAGGAAACGCGCGTCGCTTCCGCAGAGAGCTGGGTGGCAGCGCTCGAGCGCGAAGCGGAAGCCTCGTTGAAGCGCGGCGATAGCGCGATCCTCGATGAACTGACCCGTCAGTTCGAACGCGCATTGATCACACGCGCACTGGCGCACACCGGCGGGCGGCGGATCGAAGCTTCGGTATTGCTCGGCATGGGCCGCAACACGCTGACACGCAAGATTCAGGAACTGGGGTTGGGCGAGGAAGCCGGCCGGGAGAAATGA
- a CDS encoding PAS domain-containing protein has translation MKPLSFPGLDALATAVVLLDMDHVVHYVNPAAENLLAISAKNIVGTPLDHVIAEPELMIAAVNYASQNNCSYTQHELLLAVTGHNRLEVSCTVTPMEIAELSGFLIELSPLQQQLRIAREERLMDQSTQTRELIRNLAHEIKNPLGALRGAAQLLDRELERPELHEYTQVIMKEADRLQSLMDRLLTPHRLPQVTHFNIHEALERVRSLLLAEFPEGITIYPDYDVSLPSLTADREQIIQALLNIARNGAQAMQGRGRIILRTRVARRVTLAKKMHRLVLMVNIIDNGPGIPDELKDKIFFPLISGREGGHGIGLTIAQTFVSQHHGTIEVESRPGETRFSILFPISNEADNGNGK, from the coding sequence ATGAAGCCGCTCAGCTTTCCCGGACTTGACGCGCTGGCGACAGCGGTCGTTCTGCTCGACATGGATCATGTCGTGCACTACGTGAATCCGGCGGCTGAAAATCTGCTCGCCATCAGCGCCAAGAACATCGTCGGAACACCGCTCGACCACGTGATAGCCGAACCCGAACTGATGATCGCGGCAGTGAATTATGCAAGTCAGAACAATTGCAGCTATACGCAACACGAACTTCTGCTTGCGGTAACCGGGCACAACCGGCTCGAAGTATCGTGCACCGTTACGCCAATGGAAATCGCAGAACTCTCGGGTTTTCTGATCGAACTGAGTCCACTGCAGCAGCAGTTGCGGATCGCCCGCGAAGAGCGCCTCATGGATCAAAGTACACAAACCAGGGAATTGATCCGAAACCTGGCCCACGAAATCAAGAATCCGCTTGGCGCGTTGCGCGGGGCGGCGCAGTTGCTCGACCGGGAACTGGAGCGCCCGGAACTGCACGAATACACGCAGGTCATCATGAAGGAAGCGGACCGGCTGCAGTCGCTGATGGACCGGCTGCTTACACCTCATCGCTTGCCGCAAGTTACGCACTTCAACATTCACGAGGCTCTGGAACGTGTGCGCAGCCTGCTGCTGGCGGAATTTCCGGAAGGCATCACAATCTATCCGGACTATGACGTGAGCCTGCCGTCGTTGACTGCCGATCGGGAGCAGATCATCCAGGCGCTGCTGAATATCGCCCGCAATGGCGCTCAGGCAATGCAGGGCAGGGGAAGAATAATATTGCGTACCCGCGTTGCACGGCGGGTAACACTGGCAAAGAAGATGCATCGCCTTGTGCTGATGGTAAATATCATCGACAACGGGCCCGGTATTCCGGATGAACTCAAGGACAAGATTTTCTTTCCGCTGATATCAGGGCGCGAAGGCGGCCACGGTATCGGGCTGACGATAGCTCAGACATTCGTGAGCCAGCATCACGGAACGATAGAAGTCGAAAGCAGACCAGGCGAGACGCGCTTCAGCATCCTATTTCCGATTTCGAACGAGGCGGATAACGGCAATGGCAAATAG
- a CDS encoding DUF4124 domain-containing protein, with translation MHSRRLAAFLVLALLQPVAWAETCKYLDSEGHVIYSNTPNTPPKGATKVKCFEDPSPKPAPANARNSDSKPTNPDTKGRLPRVSEDTQKIRDDERRRILEQELADETKQLAQAKEQLAAQEAVRNGNERNYERFLERVQPYRDAVATHERNIDAIKREIANLK, from the coding sequence ATGCATTCTCGCCGTCTCGCCGCGTTTCTCGTACTCGCGTTGCTGCAACCCGTCGCTTGGGCGGAAACCTGCAAATATCTGGACAGCGAAGGTCACGTGATCTATTCCAACACGCCGAACACCCCTCCGAAGGGCGCGACAAAAGTGAAGTGTTTCGAAGATCCTTCGCCAAAACCGGCGCCGGCCAACGCCAGGAACTCGGACTCCAAACCGACAAACCCGGACACCAAGGGAAGGCTCCCGCGGGTAAGCGAAGACACTCAGAAAATACGGGACGACGAGCGCCGTCGCATACTGGAGCAGGAACTTGCGGACGAAACGAAGCAACTCGCGCAAGCCAAAGAGCAGCTTGCCGCGCAGGAAGCCGTGCGCAATGGCAACGAGCGCAATTACGAACGGTTTCTCGAGCGCGTGCAGCCTTACCGGGATGCCGTGGCGACTCACGAGCGCAATATCGACGCGATCAAGCGCGAAATCGCCAATCTGAAGTAA